The following proteins are encoded in a genomic region of Glycine max cultivar Williams 82 chromosome 18, Glycine_max_v4.0, whole genome shotgun sequence:
- the LOC100797753 gene encoding 4-hydroxybenzoate polyprenyltransferase, mitochondrial, which translates to MASALISRSSRRFLKPCSSSVSLYPAIFNPVISSQQSASQNPSQNPPFKLPQLQSFNFEFRKTTGSLSSFHLVAHVSTWPSKENKNHQSGGNVSSSWVELYLPRKVQPYARLARLDKPIGTWLLLWPCMWSITLATTPGHLPDFKMLALFGCGALLLRGAGCTINDLLDRDIDTMVERTKLRPVASGLLTPFQGLCFLGFQLLLGLGILLQLNNYSRVLGASSLLLVFSYPLMKRFTFWPQAFLGLTFNWGALLGWAAIKGSLDPSIVLPLYASGVFWTLVYDTIYAHQDKEDDLKVGVKSTALRFGDSTKEWITGFGIACLGGLAVSGFNAEIGWPYYASLAVASGHLGWQIWTVDLSSRADCNRKFVSNKWFGAIIFGGILAGRLSS; encoded by the exons ATGGCATCGGCTTTGATCTCGCGTTCTTCGCGTAGGTTTCTCAAACCTTGTTCTTCTTCGGTATCTCTTTACCCTGCCATCTTCAATCCtgtgatttcttctcaacaATCGGCAAGCCAAAACCCCTCTCAAAATCCCCCATTCAAGCTACCCCAGCTCCAAAGTTTCAATTTTGAGTTCCGTAAAACTACTGGGTCTCTCTCAAGTTTCCACCTTGTTGCGCACGTGTCCACGTGGCCTTCCAAGGAGAACAAGAACCACCAAAGTGGTGGTAATGTGAGTAGTAGTTGGGTTGAATTGTACTTGCCTAGGAAGGTTCAGCCCTATGCTCGCCTTGCTCGCCTTGATAAGCCAATTGGGACATGGTTGCTTCTATGGCCTTGTATGTG GTCAATTACCCTGGCTACTACCCCAGGTCACCTTCCTGATTTTAAAATGTTGGCTCTGTTTGGATGTGGGGCTTTGCTTTTAAGAGGTGCCGGATGTACTATTAATGATCTCCTTGATCGGGATATTGATACAATG GTAGAACGGACAAAGTTGAGACCTGTGGCAAGTGGTCTTTTGACACCATTTCAAGGactttgttttcttggttttcAATTACTTTTGGGTCTTGGGATTCTTCTACAACTGAATAATTATAG CCGTGTTTTGGGTGCCTCATCCTTGTTGCTTGTCTTCTCCTATCCCCTCATGAAGAGGTTTACATTTTGG CCTCAAGCCTTTCTTGGGTTGACCTTTAACTGGGGGGCTTTGTTAGGATGGGCAGCAATTAAAGGAAGTCTGGATCCATCTATTGTGCTGCCACTCTATGCCTCTGGAGTATTTTGGACTCTTGTGTATGATACTATCTACGCACATCAG GACAAAGAAGATGACCTGAAAGTGGGAGTTAAATCAACAGCTTTGCGCTTTGGTGATTCAACAAAGGAGTGGATTACGGGGTTTGGGATTGCATGCCTTGGTGGTCTTGCTGTTAGTGGATTTAATGCTGAAATAG GCTGGCCATATTATGCATCTCTAGCAGTTGCGTCTGGACACTTGGGCTGGCAAATATGGACAGTCGACCTTTCTTCACGCGCTGACTGCAATAGGAA ATTTGTTTCAAATAAGTGGTTTGGAGCTATCATATTTGGTGGAATTCTGGCTGGAAGACTTTCATCCTAG
- the LOC100813938 gene encoding BTB/POZ domain-containing protein At3g08570 isoform X2, which translates to MVSETSLSSSKRSPATPKFCNSFTTRIFADVAGDITIVVDGESFLLHKFPLVTLSGKIRKMVAEAKGSNVSSLELINFPGGHQTFELAMKFCYGMNFEITTFDVARLRCAAEYLEMTEEYREQNLISRTDIYLNEIVFQSLQKSVEVLSTCEMLPPDTVDEIEISNGCVEAIAMNACKEQLVSGLSKLDCDGKSEELKEDCVAWWVEDLSVLRIDYFQRVICAMGRMGVRSDSIIASLMHYAQSSLKGIGKCQFWNPSRTNSSPTSVEKDQRIIVETLVSLMPTDKSSSIPLTFLFGMLKMAIMLGATIPCRLELERRIALRLEMVSLDDLLIPSLQSGDSLFDVDTVHRLLVNFLQRVEEEETEDYGYESDGFCSSGHGSLLKVGQLIDAYLAEIAPDPYLSLQKFIALIEILPDYARVIDDGLYRAVDIYLKAHPALTEQECKKLCKLIDCQKLSEEACNHAAQNDRLPLQMVVQVLYFEQLRLKNALSGSSGDGLLSQRISSGVPSAAMSPRDNYASLRRENRELKLEISRMRVRLSELEKEQMFMKQGIIDKAGNGRTFLTSLSKGIGRIAIFSSQGGGKRQKSAAELRSNTTQ; encoded by the exons ATGGTTTCTGAAACCTCACTCTCTTCTTCTAAACGCTCTCCAGCTACTCCTAAGTTCTGCAACTCATTCACTACTAG GATATTTGCTGATGTTGCTGGTGACATTACAATTGTCGTTGATGGCGAGTCTTTTCTTCTGCATAAG TTTCCCTTGGTGACTCTAAGTGGGAAGATCCGGAAGATGGTGGCTGAAGCCAAGGGTTCCAATGTTTCAAGCTTGGAGCTCATCAACTTTCCAGGGGGTCACCAGACATTTGAACTTGCCATGAAGTTCTGTTATGGAATGAATTTTGAGATTACAACATTTGATGTTGCGCGGCTTCGATGTGCAGCAGAGTACCTAGAAATGACAGAAGAATACAGGGAGCAAAACCTCATCTCAAGAACAGATATTTATCTGAATGAGATTGTATTTCAAAGTCTTCAGAAGTCAGTGGAAGTGCTATCCACCTGTGAGATGTTACCTCCAGATACAGTGGATGAAATTGAAATATCAAACGGATGCGTGGAAGCCATTGCAATGAATGCTTGCAAGGAGCAACTAGTTTCTGGTTTATCTAAATTAGACTGTGATGGTAAATCTGAAGAGCTAAAGGAGGATTGTGTTGCATGGTGGGTTGAAGATCTCTCGGTTTTGCGAATAGATTACTTCCAAAGAGTTATTTGTGCCATGGGAAGAATGGGGGTGAGATCGGACAGCATTATTGCATCACTGATGCATTATGCTCAATCATCATTAAAGGGCATTGGAAAGTGTCAATTTTGGAATCCATCAAGGACAAACTCAAGTCCAACTAGTGTAGAAAAGGACCAGAGGATAATTGTGGAAACTCTAGTAAGTCTCATGCCAACAGACAAAAGCTCTTCCATTCCATTGACATTTTTGTTTGGCATGTTAAAGATGGCTATCATGTTGGGTGCCACTATCCCCTGTAGGCTTGAGCTTGAAAGGAGGATCGCGTTACGGTTGGAAATGGTCTCACTAGATGATCTGCTTATACCATCTCTACAGAGTGGGGACTCCTTATTTGATGTTGATACAGTTCACAGGCTACTGGTGAATTTCTTGCAACGGGTTGAAGAGGAAGAAACCGAAGATTATGGGTATGAATCTGATGGGTTTTGTTCTTCTGGCCATGGTTCTCTGCTAAAAGTGGGACAGCTTATTGATGCTTATTTAGCAGAAATTGCTCCTGATCCCTACTTAAGTCTACAGAAATTCATTGCTTTGATTGAGATACTTCCTGATTATGCTCGTGTTATCGATGATGGCCTTTATAGAGCTGTGGACATTTATTTGAAG GCACATCCAGCACTAACAGAACAAGAATGCAAGAAGCTATGCAAGTTGATAGACTGCCAGAAGCTGTCTGAAGAAGCATGCAACCATGCAGCCCAGAATGACAGACTTCCACTGCAAATGGTGGTGCAAGTCTTGTACTTCGAGCAGCTGCGTTTGAAGAACGCGTTGTCGGGCAGTTCCGGAGACGGGCTGCTGTCGCAGAGAATAAGCAGTGGTGTTCCAAGTGCAGCCATGTCCCCTAGGGACAACTATGCTTCTCTGCGAAGAGAGAACCGGGAACTGAAGCTGGAGATTTCAAGAATGAGGGTGAGGCTGAGTGAGTTGGAGAAGGAGCAGATGTTCATGAAACAAGGCATCATTGACAAGGCAGGAAATGGAAGAACATTCTTAACCTCACTTTCTAAGGGAATAGGGAGAATTGCAATTTTTAGCAGTCAAGGCGGGGGAAAGCGCCAGAAATCAG CTGCTGAGCTAAGGTCGAATACTACACAGTGA
- the LOC100813938 gene encoding BTB/POZ domain-containing protein At3g08570 isoform X1 has product MVSETSLSSSKRSPATPKFCNSFTTRIFADVAGDITIVVDGESFLLHKFPLVTLSGKIRKMVAEAKGSNVSSLELINFPGGHQTFELAMKFCYGMNFEITTFDVARLRCAAEYLEMTEEYREQNLISRTDIYLNEIVFQSLQKSVEVLSTCEMLPPDTVDEIEISNGCVEAIAMNACKEQLVSGLSKLDCDGKSEELKEDCVAWWVEDLSVLRIDYFQRVICAMGRMGVRSDSIIASLMHYAQSSLKGIGKCQFWNPSRTNSSPTSVEKDQRIIVETLVSLMPTDKSSSIPLTFLFGMLKMAIMLGATIPCRLELERRIALRLEMVSLDDLLIPSLQSGDSLFDVDTVHRLLVNFLQRVEEEETEDYGYESDGFCSSGHGSLLKVGQLIDAYLAEIAPDPYLSLQKFIALIEILPDYARVIDDGLYRAVDIYLKAHPALTEQECKKLCKLIDCQKLSEEACNHAAQNDRLPLQMVVQVLYFEQLRLKNALSGSSGDGLLSQRISSGVPSAAMSPRDNYASLRRENRELKLEISRMRVRLSELEKEQMFMKQGIIDKAGNGRTFLTSLSKGIGRIAIFSSQGGGKRQKSGRKSRGSEGKTGRSRRYSVS; this is encoded by the exons ATGGTTTCTGAAACCTCACTCTCTTCTTCTAAACGCTCTCCAGCTACTCCTAAGTTCTGCAACTCATTCACTACTAG GATATTTGCTGATGTTGCTGGTGACATTACAATTGTCGTTGATGGCGAGTCTTTTCTTCTGCATAAG TTTCCCTTGGTGACTCTAAGTGGGAAGATCCGGAAGATGGTGGCTGAAGCCAAGGGTTCCAATGTTTCAAGCTTGGAGCTCATCAACTTTCCAGGGGGTCACCAGACATTTGAACTTGCCATGAAGTTCTGTTATGGAATGAATTTTGAGATTACAACATTTGATGTTGCGCGGCTTCGATGTGCAGCAGAGTACCTAGAAATGACAGAAGAATACAGGGAGCAAAACCTCATCTCAAGAACAGATATTTATCTGAATGAGATTGTATTTCAAAGTCTTCAGAAGTCAGTGGAAGTGCTATCCACCTGTGAGATGTTACCTCCAGATACAGTGGATGAAATTGAAATATCAAACGGATGCGTGGAAGCCATTGCAATGAATGCTTGCAAGGAGCAACTAGTTTCTGGTTTATCTAAATTAGACTGTGATGGTAAATCTGAAGAGCTAAAGGAGGATTGTGTTGCATGGTGGGTTGAAGATCTCTCGGTTTTGCGAATAGATTACTTCCAAAGAGTTATTTGTGCCATGGGAAGAATGGGGGTGAGATCGGACAGCATTATTGCATCACTGATGCATTATGCTCAATCATCATTAAAGGGCATTGGAAAGTGTCAATTTTGGAATCCATCAAGGACAAACTCAAGTCCAACTAGTGTAGAAAAGGACCAGAGGATAATTGTGGAAACTCTAGTAAGTCTCATGCCAACAGACAAAAGCTCTTCCATTCCATTGACATTTTTGTTTGGCATGTTAAAGATGGCTATCATGTTGGGTGCCACTATCCCCTGTAGGCTTGAGCTTGAAAGGAGGATCGCGTTACGGTTGGAAATGGTCTCACTAGATGATCTGCTTATACCATCTCTACAGAGTGGGGACTCCTTATTTGATGTTGATACAGTTCACAGGCTACTGGTGAATTTCTTGCAACGGGTTGAAGAGGAAGAAACCGAAGATTATGGGTATGAATCTGATGGGTTTTGTTCTTCTGGCCATGGTTCTCTGCTAAAAGTGGGACAGCTTATTGATGCTTATTTAGCAGAAATTGCTCCTGATCCCTACTTAAGTCTACAGAAATTCATTGCTTTGATTGAGATACTTCCTGATTATGCTCGTGTTATCGATGATGGCCTTTATAGAGCTGTGGACATTTATTTGAAG GCACATCCAGCACTAACAGAACAAGAATGCAAGAAGCTATGCAAGTTGATAGACTGCCAGAAGCTGTCTGAAGAAGCATGCAACCATGCAGCCCAGAATGACAGACTTCCACTGCAAATGGTGGTGCAAGTCTTGTACTTCGAGCAGCTGCGTTTGAAGAACGCGTTGTCGGGCAGTTCCGGAGACGGGCTGCTGTCGCAGAGAATAAGCAGTGGTGTTCCAAGTGCAGCCATGTCCCCTAGGGACAACTATGCTTCTCTGCGAAGAGAGAACCGGGAACTGAAGCTGGAGATTTCAAGAATGAGGGTGAGGCTGAGTGAGTTGGAGAAGGAGCAGATGTTCATGAAACAAGGCATCATTGACAAGGCAGGAAATGGAAGAACATTCTTAACCTCACTTTCTAAGGGAATAGGGAGAATTGCAATTTTTAGCAGTCAAGGCGGGGGAAAGCGCCAGAAATCAGGTAGGAAGTCTCGGGGTTCGGAGGGGAAAACTGGTAGGAGTAGGAGATATTCTGTTTCATAG
- the LOC100798283 gene encoding uncharacterized protein, which produces MTLDQDWKQIVYETVDDSDEQIMRYLCAMQQQGGNNSQQRRPRRVINRNREDEHLRLMNDYFSENSIYTKTQFRCRYQIRQKLFIRIINALSNHDEYFQMRSDVVGRMCLSPLQKCIAAIRILAYGSHADCVDEYVRIDECTATQCLQKFVRGVNEIFGQEYLKRPNNNDINHLLQIGDA; this is translated from the coding sequence ATGACTTTGGACCAAGATTGGAAACAAATTGTTTACGAAACAGTTGACGATAGTGATGAACAAATCATGAGATACTTATGTGCGATGCAACAACAAGGAGGCAACAACAGTCAACAAAgaaggcctagaagagtcattAATCGCAATCGTGAAGATGAACATCTACGATTGATGAATGACTACTTCTCAGAAAATTCGATATACACCAAGACTCAATTCCGATGTAGGTACCAAATACGACAAAAATTGTTCATCCGAATTATCAATGCTCTTAGTAATCATGATGAGTATTTTCAAATGAGATCTGATGTTGTTGGTAGAATGTGTCTCTCGCCATTACAAAAGTGCATTGCAGCTATTCGTATACTTGCATATGGATCACATGCTGATTGTGTGGATGAGTACGTTAGAATTGACGAATGCACTGCAACTCAATGCTTACAAAAATTTGTAAGGGGTGTTAATGAGATATTTGGACAAGAGTATTTGAAAAGACCCAACAACAATGACATCAATCACCTACTACAAATTGGAGATGCATAA